The Chryseobacterium suipulveris genome window below encodes:
- the metF gene encoding methylenetetrahydrofolate reductase [NAD(P)H], which yields MKITEHIKNANGKTLFSLEVIPPQKGVGIEDLYKNIDPLMEFKPPFIDVTTSREEYVYIEKGNGLMERKITRMRPGTLGICASIQHKYNVDTVPHVLCGGFTKEETEYLLVDCLYLGIDNVMALRGDAMKGQNQFVPTEGGHRYAIDLVEHINDIGHGKYLTDEDRCDENNKFCIGVAGYPEKHIEAPSMKYDLERLKQKVEAGADYVVTQMFFDNKKYFDFVKEARAMGIDVPIIPGIKPIATKGHLSMLPKTFKIDLPEDLISEITKAKDNTAVKQIGVEWAISQCRELLDFGVPVLHFYSMGKSNNIKKVAQELF from the coding sequence ATGAAAATAACCGAACACATAAAAAACGCCAACGGCAAAACGCTTTTTTCACTTGAAGTAATTCCACCACAAAAAGGGGTGGGGATTGAGGATTTATACAAAAATATCGATCCTTTGATGGAATTTAAACCGCCTTTTATTGATGTGACTACGTCGCGTGAAGAATACGTTTATATCGAAAAAGGCAACGGCTTGATGGAGCGAAAAATTACAAGAATGCGTCCCGGAACTTTGGGAATTTGCGCCTCGATTCAGCATAAATACAATGTAGATACAGTTCCGCATGTTTTGTGTGGCGGCTTTACGAAGGAGGAAACCGAATATCTTTTGGTGGATTGTCTTTACCTCGGAATTGATAATGTGATGGCGCTTCGCGGTGATGCAATGAAGGGCCAGAATCAGTTTGTTCCGACAGAAGGCGGTCACCGCTATGCGATTGATTTGGTGGAGCATATCAACGATATTGGTCACGGAAAATATTTGACGGACGAGGACAGGTGCGATGAAAACAACAAATTCTGTATCGGTGTTGCAGGTTATCCTGAGAAGCATATCGAAGCACCGTCGATGAAATATGATTTGGAGCGGCTGAAGCAAAAAGTAGAAGCCGGTGCAGATTATGTGGTGACGCAAATGTTTTTTGACAATAAAAAATACTTTGATTTTGTGAAAGAAGCACGAGCAATGGGAATTGATGTGCCGATTATTCCAGGAATTAAGCCGATTGCGACGAAAGGTCATCTTTCGATGCTGCCGAAAACTTTCAAGATTGATTTACCTGAAGATTTGATTTCTGAAATTACCAAAGCAAAAGACAATACCGCCGTGAAACAAATCGGTGTGGAATGGGCAATCAGCCAGTGCAGAGAATTATTGGATTTCGGAGTTCCGGTGCTGCACTTTTATTCGATGGGGAAAAGCAATAATATTAAGAAAGTGGCGCAAGAGCTTTTCTAA
- a CDS encoding alpha/beta hydrolase — protein sequence MKNFLFVIFGYLIISCSGSTTGNPTDEPQNLAAKDEMNISYGSNTQQKYDIFLPAGRSADKTKVLIYIHGGGWIAGDKSEIYGGLPKMKQTYFPKYAIVTMNYVLAQPGTSNYALPNHINDIQHVINQIKAKSQEYQVKPEFVLCGSSAGAHLSMFYAYTKNNPEVKAVVNMVGPSDFNDSAFSTNPLAGYFSGFVNPASVPSGMNMLTYASPLTWITNASVPTLGFYGTGDTTVPLSQKNLLEAKLTQENVPHEIYTYNGDHVGWMSEPITSWMLDKTKKFLEKYNP from the coding sequence ATGAAAAATTTTCTGTTTGTAATTTTCGGTTATTTGATAATTTCCTGTTCAGGTTCCACCACCGGAAATCCAACTGACGAACCGCAAAACCTTGCTGCCAAAGATGAAATGAATATTTCCTACGGAAGTAATACGCAGCAGAAATACGACATTTTTCTACCCGCCGGAAGAAGTGCAGACAAAACAAAAGTGCTCATCTACATTCACGGAGGTGGTTGGATTGCGGGTGATAAATCTGAAATCTATGGAGGACTTCCCAAAATGAAGCAGACCTATTTCCCGAAATATGCGATTGTAACCATGAACTACGTTTTGGCTCAACCGGGAACTTCTAATTATGCATTGCCAAATCACATTAACGATATTCAGCACGTCATCAATCAGATCAAGGCAAAATCGCAGGAATACCAGGTGAAGCCGGAATTTGTCCTTTGCGGAAGCAGTGCGGGTGCACATCTGTCGATGTTTTATGCGTACACGAAAAACAATCCGGAAGTAAAAGCGGTGGTGAATATGGTGGGACCTTCTGATTTTAATGACAGTGCATTTTCTACCAATCCGCTTGCGGGATATTTCTCGGGGTTCGTCAATCCTGCATCGGTACCATCGGGAATGAACATGCTTACTTATGCAAGTCCTTTAACCTGGATTACCAATGCCTCGGTTCCGACACTCGGCTTTTATGGAACAGGCGATACTACTGTTCCACTTTCCCAAAAAAATTTGCTCGAAGCAAAACTCACGCAAGAAAATGTACCCCACGAAATATATACCTATAACGGCGATCACGTAGGTTGGATGAGCGAGCCAATTACTTCTTGGATGCTGGATAAGACAAAGAAATTCTTAGAAAAGTACAATCCTTAA
- the metH gene encoding methionine synthase — translation MKYLKLSGLEPLIITPESNFINVGERTNVAGSKKFLRLIKEEKFAEALDIARHQVEGGAQILDVNFDDGLLDGKYCMVKFLNLIASEPDIARIPIMIDSSKWEILEAGLQVVQGKCVVNSISLKEGEEEFIHHATTIKRYGAAAIVMAFDEVGQADNLERRIEIAKRSYDILVNKVGFPPEDIIFDLNIFPVATGMEEHRRNALDFIEGTKWVRENLPHVSVSGGVSNVSFSFRGNDSVREAMHSVFLYHAIKAGMNMGIVNPAMLEVYDEIPKDLLELVEDVMLDKRDDATERLLDYSEKHKSSKKEIVEDLEWRRNPLQDRITHALVKGIDRFIIEDVEEARQLTPRPLDVIEINLMTGMGVVGDLFGSGKMFLPQVVKSARVMKKAVAYLQPFIEAEKDTSKPANGKVLMATVKGDVHDIGKNIVAVVLGCNNYEIVDLGVMVPAEKIIQTAIDEKVDVIGLSGLITPSLDEMVHVADELQRKNLNFPLLIGGATTSKAHTAVKIDPKYNNAVVHVNDASRAVGVVSSLLSNRNGEYVSELKTEYADFREKFLSRQVEKEYLPMAEVREQKFKIDWENEEIAVPKKLGIYVIEDQDLNELIPFMDWSPFFRSWELHGKFPNILEDEIVGEHAKELYNDAKKMLKEIIDNKLLTGKAIFGIFPANTVNDDDIEVYDNNRNVIGTFHTLRQQLKRSAGKEYLALADFVAPKNSGKQDYVGCFAVTTGFGTDELVQKYKDDHDDYNAIIAKALSDRLAEAYAEYLHHKVRTEFWGYAEDENLDNEELIAEKYLGIRPAPGYPACPDHLEKETIWKLMDVKEKIGLELTPGLAMFPTAAVSGYYFANPKSKYFGVGKITEEQVEDYAKRKNVDLEFARKWLRPNLVEN, via the coding sequence ATGAAATACTTAAAACTCTCCGGTCTCGAACCGCTAATTATAACCCCGGAATCCAACTTCATCAATGTTGGTGAGCGAACCAATGTTGCAGGTTCCAAAAAATTTCTTCGTTTGATTAAAGAAGAAAAATTTGCAGAGGCATTGGATATTGCGCGACACCAGGTTGAAGGCGGAGCACAGATTCTCGATGTCAATTTTGATGATGGATTGTTGGATGGAAAATACTGTATGGTAAAATTCCTGAATTTAATCGCCTCAGAACCTGATATTGCGAGAATTCCGATTATGATTGATTCTTCAAAATGGGAAATTTTGGAAGCAGGACTGCAGGTGGTTCAAGGGAAATGTGTGGTGAATTCGATCAGTTTGAAAGAAGGAGAGGAAGAATTTATTCATCACGCGACAACTATTAAAAGATACGGTGCCGCTGCGATTGTGATGGCGTTTGATGAGGTAGGACAAGCCGATAACCTGGAACGGAGAATCGAAATTGCGAAGCGTTCATACGATATTTTGGTGAACAAAGTTGGTTTTCCGCCGGAAGATATTATTTTCGATTTAAATATTTTCCCTGTCGCAACAGGAATGGAAGAACACCGCAGAAATGCCCTCGATTTCATTGAAGGTACAAAATGGGTTCGCGAAAACCTGCCGCATGTTTCGGTTTCGGGAGGTGTTTCCAATGTGTCGTTTTCGTTCCGCGGGAATGATTCGGTGCGTGAGGCGATGCATTCCGTATTCCTTTACCACGCCATAAAAGCGGGAATGAATATGGGAATTGTAAATCCTGCAATGCTGGAAGTTTATGACGAAATTCCGAAAGATTTGTTGGAATTGGTGGAAGATGTGATGCTCGACAAAAGAGATGATGCCACTGAAAGACTTTTAGATTATTCCGAAAAACATAAATCATCTAAAAAAGAAATCGTCGAAGATTTGGAGTGGCGCAGAAACCCGCTTCAGGACAGAATTACACACGCTTTGGTCAAAGGTATCGACCGTTTTATTATTGAAGATGTGGAAGAAGCGAGACAACTCACGCCAAGACCTTTAGATGTTATAGAAATCAATCTGATGACAGGAATGGGCGTTGTCGGCGACCTTTTCGGGAGTGGGAAAATGTTTCTTCCGCAAGTAGTAAAATCTGCAAGGGTAATGAAAAAAGCCGTGGCTTACCTTCAGCCATTTATCGAAGCGGAAAAAGACACTTCAAAACCTGCCAACGGCAAAGTGTTGATGGCAACGGTAAAAGGGGATGTTCATGATATTGGGAAAAATATTGTGGCCGTAGTTTTGGGCTGCAACAATTATGAAATTGTGGATTTGGGAGTGATGGTTCCTGCGGAAAAAATTATTCAGACTGCGATTGATGAAAAAGTGGATGTCATTGGTTTGAGCGGTTTGATTACGCCAAGTTTGGATGAAATGGTTCATGTTGCTGATGAACTTCAAAGAAAAAATCTGAATTTTCCATTGTTGATTGGCGGTGCAACCACTTCTAAAGCACATACTGCTGTAAAAATTGATCCGAAATATAACAACGCCGTGGTTCATGTGAACGACGCTTCACGTGCAGTTGGTGTGGTAAGTTCATTGTTGAGCAACAGAAACGGTGAGTATGTTTCTGAACTGAAAACAGAATACGCCGATTTCCGGGAGAAATTTTTGTCAAGACAGGTTGAAAAAGAATATCTGCCAATGGCGGAAGTGCGTGAACAGAAATTTAAAATCGATTGGGAAAACGAAGAAATTGCTGTTCCGAAGAAATTAGGAATTTATGTGATTGAAGATCAGGACTTAAACGAATTGATTCCGTTTATGGATTGGTCACCATTTTTCAGAAGTTGGGAACTTCACGGGAAATTTCCGAATATTTTGGAAGATGAAATTGTAGGTGAACATGCAAAAGAACTTTACAACGACGCAAAAAAAATGCTCAAAGAAATCATCGATAATAAATTGCTGACCGGAAAGGCCATTTTCGGAATTTTCCCTGCGAACACAGTGAACGACGATGATATTGAAGTGTATGATAATAATAGAAATGTGATTGGAACTTTCCACACACTTCGCCAGCAGTTGAAGCGTTCAGCAGGAAAAGAATATCTGGCTTTAGCGGATTTTGTGGCTCCAAAAAATTCAGGAAAGCAGGATTATGTCGGATGTTTTGCCGTGACGACAGGTTTCGGAACGGATGAACTGGTTCAGAAATACAAAGACGATCACGACGATTATAATGCGATTATCGCTAAAGCGCTTTCAGATAGATTGGCTGAAGCATATGCCGAATATCTGCACCATAAAGTGAGAACAGAATTTTGGGGTTACGCCGAAGATGAAAATCTGGACAATGAAGAATTAATCGCTGAAAAATATTTAGGAATTCGTCCAGCTCCCGGTTATCCGGCATGTCCAGACCATTTGGAAAAAGAAACCATTTGGAAACTGATGGATGTAAAAGAAAAAATTGGTTTGGAACTTACTCCGGGATTGGCAATGTTTCCAACTGCAGCAGTTTCCGGATATTATTTTGCAAATCCAAAATCGAAGTATTTCGGTGTTGGAAAAATTACTGAAGAACAGGTTGAAGACTATGCAAAACGTAAAAATGTAGATTTAGAGTTTGCGAGAAAATGGCTTCGACCAAACTTAGTAGAAAATTAA
- a CDS encoding TonB-dependent receptor domain-containing protein, with protein sequence MKKLLISLSLLTGIVAFSQTDSAKVQNIENVTVTKKVIQKKSDRLVFDVSASPVAKGNTAFNLLKETPLVSSTDDKTLKIAGKSNAVIFINGKKTQMNADAIEALLKNTPAENIQKIEVITLPGSEFNVESSDGIINIVLKKKLTDGANGNFRASNYQGKFNSQSSSASLNFRKNKWAISSNLSSRNQIRIQEYDMMNGDARSTNNSVGYVKNGTFDIGGYLNIDYDLSEKQTLGFSYNTWYSENFDTETNLFNTIKFLDNSNNWQTHYNRTQNFMTSDDLNNNFNLNYELKLDDKGSKINVNAAYLKFGQTEKNQSMTSTTNSQNQIIGLEGKFNQLIPQHIDNFSGTVDFTKAFKSFTLGAGGNFNKTKTDNDTYLENLDLNTGNYVKDLQQSNHFVYDEKISGLYLNFDKNFGEKISAKLGARMEFTDSYGQILGSTIEVARKHQNFLPTFSVNYNINPTNSISYSFTSRMKRPSFWEINPERIYLTKVNYVQNNPFMKASSVFNQELMYMFKSAYFLQISNSYTKDATTQVPLQRTVNGVNELRYIRTNYGTKNNFAANLGMNKSFFKQIWNVNYVVGLQINSYKGSIDQDPITHEVFDPFVVDGSLVTPFVQLQNTVRLSAKKDWFLGVNYFYLGKNRIDLGTLKPLQQLDINVKKIWNDWTFSLDLKDILKTNKIYIHDVQPTGKFNIIDQYQDSRKAFFTVTYNFGNQKIKKARSIEGAASEIKNRTGN encoded by the coding sequence ATGAAAAAATTACTCATCTCGCTTTCTCTGCTGACAGGAATTGTTGCTTTTTCACAAACAGATTCAGCAAAGGTTCAAAACATTGAAAATGTAACCGTTACTAAAAAGGTCATTCAGAAAAAATCCGACCGCCTCGTTTTCGATGTATCCGCATCGCCAGTTGCGAAAGGAAATACAGCGTTCAACCTTTTGAAAGAAACTCCGCTCGTTTCTTCCACCGACGATAAAACCTTGAAAATTGCAGGAAAATCCAACGCGGTTATTTTCATTAATGGAAAGAAAACCCAGATGAATGCCGATGCCATCGAAGCTTTGCTGAAAAATACACCTGCTGAAAATATCCAGAAAATTGAGGTGATTACTTTGCCTGGAAGTGAATTCAACGTTGAAAGTTCGGACGGAATTATCAATATCGTTTTAAAGAAAAAATTAACCGACGGTGCAAACGGAAATTTCAGAGCGAGCAATTATCAGGGAAAGTTCAACAGTCAGTCGAGCTCGGCAAGTCTAAATTTCAGAAAAAATAAATGGGCGATAAGTTCTAATCTAAGTTCAAGAAACCAAATCCGAATTCAGGAATACGATATGATGAACGGCGATGCGAGAAGCACGAACAATTCCGTGGGATACGTAAAAAACGGAACTTTCGACATTGGCGGTTACCTGAATATTGATTACGATTTATCCGAAAAACAAACGCTCGGATTTTCCTACAACACTTGGTACAGCGAGAATTTCGATACCGAAACGAATCTTTTCAATACCATTAAATTTCTGGACAATTCGAATAATTGGCAAACGCATTACAACCGCACCCAAAATTTTATGACGTCGGATGACCTCAACAATAATTTCAATTTGAATTATGAACTGAAACTGGACGATAAAGGCAGCAAAATCAATGTGAATGCGGCTTACCTGAAATTCGGACAAACCGAAAAAAACCAAAGCATGACGAGTACCACCAACTCACAGAATCAGATTATCGGCTTGGAAGGAAAATTCAACCAACTCATTCCGCAGCATATTGATAATTTTTCTGGAACTGTTGACTTTACCAAAGCTTTTAAGAGTTTCACTTTGGGAGCAGGCGGAAATTTCAACAAGACAAAAACCGACAACGACACTTATCTCGAAAATCTGGATTTGAACACGGGGAATTATGTGAAGGATCTTCAGCAAAGCAACCATTTTGTGTACGACGAAAAGATTTCAGGACTATATCTGAATTTTGACAAGAATTTTGGTGAAAAAATTTCGGCAAAGTTGGGCGCAAGAATGGAATTTACCGACAGTTACGGACAAATTTTAGGGAGCACAATTGAAGTCGCAAGAAAACATCAGAATTTTTTGCCGACGTTCAGCGTCAACTATAATATCAATCCAACCAATTCCATTTCGTATTCCTTCACAAGTCGCATGAAGAGACCGAGTTTCTGGGAAATTAATCCTGAAAGAATTTATTTGACGAAGGTGAATTATGTACAAAATAATCCTTTTATGAAGGCGTCTTCGGTTTTCAATCAGGAGTTGATGTATATGTTTAAAAGTGCTTATTTCCTGCAAATTTCTAATTCTTACACGAAAGATGCAACAACGCAGGTTCCGCTCCAGAGAACGGTAAATGGCGTTAATGAATTGCGTTATATCCGAACAAATTACGGAACTAAGAATAATTTTGCCGCGAATTTGGGAATGAACAAATCCTTTTTCAAACAGATCTGGAATGTGAATTATGTGGTTGGTTTGCAGATTAATTCTTACAAAGGCAGCATCGATCAGGATCCGATTACGCACGAAGTTTTTGATCCGTTCGTGGTGGATGGAAGTTTGGTGACGCCGTTTGTCCAGCTTCAAAATACTGTTCGGCTCTCGGCAAAAAAAGATTGGTTTTTGGGCGTGAATTATTTCTACCTCGGCAAAAACAGAATTGATTTGGGAACATTAAAACCACTTCAACAGTTGGACATCAATGTGAAAAAAATCTGGAACGACTGGACTTTTTCTCTCGATTTAAAGGATATTCTGAAGACCAACAAAATTTACATCCACGATGTGCAGCCGACCGGAAAATTCAATATCATCGATCAGTATCAGGATTCGCGAAAAGCATTTTTTACCGTGACTTACAATTTTGGAAATCAGAAAATCAAAAAAGCGAGATCGATCGAAGGTGCGGCAAGCGAAATTAAAAACAGAACTGGAAACTAA
- the ctlX gene encoding citrulline utilization hydrolase CtlX: MQATDTVLMIEPIAFGYNAQTAENNYFQVEQKDSDTQQKALEEFNSFVEKLRAKEVNVITVKDTLEPHSPDSIFPNNWVSFHSDGKVVLYPMFAPNRRVERRKDILETIKNQGFKIDKVDDLSHFENEDRFLEGTGSMIFDHDYKIAYGSVSLRLDEDLFRKFCAEFGFTPVVFHSFQNVGDQRLPIYHTNVMMCIADQFAIICLDCIDDELEREKVQEVIKSTDKELIEISEDQMQQFAGNMLQVRNSEGKTFLVMSETAFKSLTKEQISGIEKYSEIIYSDLHTIETNGGGSARCMLAEVFLPKS; the protein is encoded by the coding sequence ATGCAAGCTACAGATACCGTTCTGATGATCGAGCCGATTGCTTTCGGATACAACGCCCAAACTGCAGAAAACAACTATTTCCAGGTCGAACAAAAAGATTCCGACACGCAGCAGAAAGCTCTTGAGGAATTCAACAGCTTTGTGGAAAAACTGAGAGCAAAAGAAGTGAATGTGATCACCGTGAAAGATACGCTCGAACCACACTCACCCGACTCTATTTTCCCAAACAACTGGGTGAGTTTCCACAGCGACGGAAAAGTAGTGCTGTACCCAATGTTTGCGCCAAATCGACGAGTTGAGCGTCGCAAGGACATTCTCGAGACCATTAAAAATCAAGGTTTTAAAATTGACAAAGTCGATGATCTTTCCCATTTCGAAAATGAAGATCGATTTTTAGAAGGTACTGGAAGTATGATTTTCGACCACGACTACAAGATTGCTTACGGTTCTGTTTCGCTCCGACTCGACGAGGACCTGTTCAGAAAATTCTGTGCTGAATTTGGATTCACACCCGTAGTTTTCCATTCTTTCCAAAATGTCGGCGATCAGCGTTTGCCGATTTACCACACGAATGTGATGATGTGTATCGCGGATCAATTTGCAATCATCTGCCTCGACTGTATCGACGACGAGCTGGAGCGCGAAAAAGTTCAGGAAGTCATCAAATCCACCGACAAGGAACTGATCGAAATTTCCGAAGACCAGATGCAGCAGTTTGCCGGAAATATGCTACAGGTAAGGAATTCCGAAGGAAAAACTTTTTTAGTAATGAGCGAGACCGCCTTTAAATCTTTAACCAAGGAACAGATTTCAGGGATCGAAAAGTATTCTGAAATCATCTATTCCGACCTCCATACCATTGAAACCAACGGTGGAGGAAGCGCAAGATGCATGTTGGCGGAGGTTTTCTTGCCAAAATCATAA